Proteins co-encoded in one Rubrobacter calidifluminis genomic window:
- a CDS encoding FAD-dependent oxidoreductase produces MPGKFGRGQEYPVIIVGAGGCGIVAALAAAKSGARRVLVLEKGEKPGGNTALSTGLIPAAGTRFQREAGITDDTPELMARDIMTKNGGQADHAIVTHLCQVSARLVEWLVDEVGCDLICHTDFLYPGMSRLRMHGPPHGYGAELIEQLQAAIDSDPRIELRTVTPVEALVQDESGCINGVRTAEQIVTAQAVILASDGFGANPWMVREHLGEQIASAPYSGCQNNTGDGIRWGIEVGAATSCMDAYQGHGSVAAPDGPLVTWGLIVNGAVLVNREGNRFGDESRGYSEFAQEVLSQPRGEAWEILDNQVYEASLGTRFDEVIHAGRIISAPSLDALASATGLPRTQLTQTIEEIRLVRRGVKPDRWGRSHFASALNTPPFHAIRVAGALFHTQGGLVVDNHARVLDKARRPIRRLYAGGGTAVGISGRGAKGYLAGNGLLTALGLGVTAGCNAAGHAT; encoded by the coding sequence ATGCCCGGAAAGTTCGGCCGCGGGCAGGAATACCCGGTGATCATCGTCGGGGCCGGAGGATGCGGCATAGTCGCAGCCCTTGCTGCCGCAAAGAGCGGAGCCCGGCGAGTTCTGGTGCTGGAAAAAGGCGAGAAACCGGGCGGTAACACCGCGCTCTCGACGGGTCTAATCCCGGCAGCCGGAACTCGCTTCCAGCGTGAAGCAGGTATAACGGACGATACGCCCGAGCTCATGGCGCGCGACATAATGACCAAGAACGGCGGTCAGGCGGACCACGCGATCGTCACGCACCTCTGCCAGGTCTCTGCACGACTCGTCGAGTGGCTCGTCGATGAGGTCGGGTGTGATCTCATCTGCCACACTGACTTCCTGTATCCTGGCATGAGTCGCCTCAGGATGCACGGTCCCCCGCATGGATACGGGGCTGAGCTGATCGAACAGCTTCAGGCCGCCATCGACTCCGACCCTCGTATAGAGCTCAGAACCGTCACTCCGGTCGAGGCCCTCGTGCAAGACGAGAGCGGCTGTATCAATGGTGTGCGAACGGCCGAGCAGATAGTCACGGCGCAGGCGGTCATTCTCGCCTCGGACGGCTTCGGGGCCAACCCTTGGATGGTACGAGAACACCTGGGAGAGCAGATCGCCTCTGCTCCCTACTCGGGATGCCAGAACAACACCGGAGATGGCATACGCTGGGGCATAGAAGTCGGGGCCGCCACCTCTTGTATGGACGCATACCAGGGGCATGGCTCCGTCGCAGCCCCCGATGGACCACTCGTAACCTGGGGCCTTATCGTCAACGGTGCGGTACTGGTGAATCGAGAGGGTAACCGATTCGGCGACGAGAGCAGAGGGTATTCCGAGTTTGCTCAAGAGGTTCTCTCACAACCCCGTGGAGAGGCCTGGGAGATACTGGATAACCAGGTCTATGAAGCATCGCTGGGCACGAGGTTCGACGAAGTGATCCATGCAGGCAGGATCATCAGCGCCCCCTCACTCGATGCACTAGCCTCCGCAACCGGCCTGCCCCGAACGCAGCTCACCCAGACTATCGAAGAAATCCGGCTGGTAAGACGTGGCGTGAAACCCGACCGATGGGGAAGGAGCCACTTTGCAAGCGCTCTGAACACTCCTCCTTTTCACGCAATCCGGGTCGCCGGAGCCCTCTTTCACACTCAGGGTGGATTGGTTGTCGACAACCACGCCCGTGTGCTGGATAAAGCAAGAAGGCCCATAAGAAGGCTATACGCCGGAGGAGGAACGGCGGTCGGAATAAGCGGAAGGGGCGCCAAAGGTTACCTAGCAGGCAACGGCTTGCTCACAGCGTTGGGACTAGGCGTGACGGCAGGATGCAATGCCGCCGGACACGCAACCTGA